GATCGGAGTCAAATTCGAGTTCTCCCTGCACCAAGTCGACCGGGCACCAAGCACGCCGGGGTTGCCGTCGATAACCGTTTCGACAATGATGATGCAGGTGGTTTTGCAAAAAAAAGACGGGCGGCCTTTTGCAGCCCTGTTAAACGAAGGCACGCAACCACCATGCACTGAAAGCCCCTTAAAAAACAAAACCTCAAATTAAATCGTCAAAAACAGGAAAAACATCTGAAAGACCTGGACAAAAATCCATGGTTTTACCCGTGTGATAAAACAATAAATGGTCACGGCTGCCAACGCCCGCTTCACCGGTCGGATTGTCGAACCAAACTGACCGGTGAAGCAAACCGTTAAACATATGGTTCAAAAAACCTCGTGACAAACCATCTTCAAAGGCTTTTGGCGCAAAACTCAATATTCTTCAAATTCACTATCCAGAGAATCCTTGCCTGAGCCCATATCAAGCATCAGACCGCTGGTGTTTTTTGTCGCCGGTGCTGCTTTCTTCGGCGCGAGAGTCTCTTTCAAGCGGGGTGCTTTGGGTGGTGCCTTAGGGCTGGCCAATTGCTTTGCTCCGGCAGAATCGAGCTTAAAGAACGAAATGGTATCCTGGAGTTGAGAAGCCTGAGCATTCAATTCTTCTGAGGTGGAAGCCATCTCCTCCGCCGCCGCCGCATTCTGCTGAATAACCTGATCAAGCTGCTGAATGGCTTTGTTGACCTGATCGGCACCGGTATCCTGCTCTTTACTGGCTGCGGCAATTTCCTGAACCAGCTCAGCAGTACGCTGAATGTCCGGCACCATCTTAGCCAGCATTTCACCGGCGGTTTCCGCCACTTCAACGCTACTGGAGGACAGTTCGCTGATTTCAGCTGCAGCACTCTGACTGCGCTCGGCCAGCTTACGCACTTCCGAGGCAACGACGGCAAAGCCTTTACCATGCTCGCCGGCGCGTGCCGCTTCAATGGCCGCATTGAGCGCCAGCAGATTGGTCTGGCGAGCAATCTCTTCAATGATGGAAATCTTCTCGGCAATATCTTTCATGGCTTTGACGGTTTCTTCAACCGCTTTGCCACCACCTTGTGCATCCTGAGAGGATTTCAGCGCAATCTTCTCGGTCTGCATGGCATTGTCGGCATTCTGCTTGATATTGGCGGCCATCTGCTCCATGGAGGAGGAAGCTTCTTCGGCTGCCGCCGCCTGTTCGGTGGCGCCCTGACTCATCTCTTCGGAACTGGCTGACAATTCCTGACTGCCGGAGGCAACGTTGGCGGAAGCACTTTGAACATTCTCGACGACCTCTTTGAGTTTTTCCACCATTTGATTCAACGCATCGGCGAGTTGACCGATTTCATCTTTCGTCGACACATCAATACGGTTTGTCAAATCGCCATTGGCAATCGTTTCGGCAAACTGCACACCTTTAATAATGGGTTTGGTGATCATCCGGGTAATAAAAGCGGCAATGGCAATGCCCAGAATTAATGCCACACTCAGGCCAATGATCATAATATTGGATGCGGAGTCAAGCGCACTAACGGCATCCTGGGCGATTCGCTCTGTGTTGGACACACCTGCTTTCGCCAGATCGCTTGAATGCGTCGTGACCACAACCCCCAACTCTGTTCTTTGTTTCGCGTACTCCTCATTTTTTAACCAATTATCCAGAAAGGTTTCCATGGCAAGGCGGTACTGTGCTCCCGCCTGTTTCACGGCATTAAGCTGATCCTTGACGCCCTGCCGTTTTGTAACCGCAAGCAACGCGTCAATATTCGTATTGATCTGTGGAAACGTTTTATAGGCACTGCGCAGAACATCCGGGGAACGTTGTGTCTGTGCCTTCCATGCGAGAATGCGGACCGCATTACCCAAATCAATGACGACATTGGCGCGACGAATTTTCTCCACCATCTCCGCCAAGCGTGCTGCACCTTTTCCTGCAGCAAGATCATTCTCAAACGTTTCATGCATGTGAGCAAGATACTCTTTGGCTGTTTCCATGTACTCGGCTGCCGCGGCATCAAGTTGCGAACGATTTTTATCCATCTCCTGGTTGACCGTCACGGTGAGTTCGATCAGCTTCGCGTATTCGTTGACACCCGACTGAATTTCGTCGATGCTTCCCTTAAGCTTTGTTAAATGTGCTGCTTTTTCCGAAAGCTGTACAGCAAGATTGAGATGATTATTAATCTCTTTGAGCGACTGGCGTCCCTCATCAAGAAATTTTTCTTCCGCGGTAAATCCGTAGCCGCGCATTGCGTACATCGTTGCCAGAGAAGATCTCTCAATATTGTTGGCAACCTCCACTTCAGGAACATATTCTTCAGCAAGAACGGTTGACTGTTCATTCACTGAATGCATATTCCAAATGGCCAGGGCGCCCAATAAAATGGCGATCAACAGCAAAACGGCAAAGCCACTTCCGATTTTTACCCCTAATTTCATGGATCAGATCCTTTCCTAAAGAATTCTATTCAGCTGAATGATCAACAGATTGAATCAGCGAAATTTCATCAGCGGAGAACACCCTGTCGATATCGAGGATAATGATGAATTCCTCGTTGTGTTTGCCCATGCCGCGGATAAATTCCGTATCAAGCTTGGTGCCGATGCGCGGCGGTGGTTCGATCTGATCAGGATCAAGCTCGAGCACTTCCTGCACCGAGTCGACCAGGGCACCAAGCACGCTGGGTTCGCCGTCCATAACCACTTCGACGATGATGATGCAGGTATTGACCGTCGCCTCGGCTTCACCCATGCTGAACTTCACCCGCATGTCGACCACAGGCACGACACTGCCGCGCAAATTGATCACACCGCGCATGAAGACAGGCGTTTGTGGAACTTTGGTGATATCAGTGAAGTCGAGGACTTCACGTACTTTGGCAATTTCCAGCGCAAAGACCTCTTCATCAAGCTTAAAGGTCAGATACTGGTTCATCTGTTCAAGATCTTCGGCGGTCATACAGGTTCTCCTTTCCTCATTTCCTGCCTCCTATTACACCTCATCTTGCAATCCATCCAGTTTCTACTATATGTATCTATATGAATATTCTTTCTATTGAATTCTGTGCCACTCCCTTTCGGGCGCACCTTTTTGCAAAAGGCGCGCTCGCCCCATGGATGGGCTCCATAGGCTGTTTTTCAACAGCCTGATGATAGCCTTTAGAGTTGGAGATTGATTGTTCTTATCCTCCAGCTTCGTTCTGTCTTACCCGTCCTTCGTCACTGGCTTTTTGCATCAGATAGACGATGTCGAGAATCAGGGCGACACTGCCGTCACCGAGAATGGTAGCGCCGGAGACACATTGAACATCGCGATACATAGGGCCGAGAGATTTGATGACGGTCTGATGTTCGCCAATGACGTTGTCGACCACGAAACCAAGCTGCTGACCATTGATCTGGGTGATGACAATCTGTTGAACGGCGGGCCGGGTTCCTGCGATTGCAAATTCTTCGCGCAACGGCACGTAAGGCACCAGGTGACCGCGGACTCGGGCAAGGTTGCGGCCATGGGATTCACGGATATCTTTGGCGGTAAGCTCAACGCATTCTTCAACGGCGCTCAGGGGTAAAACATAGCGACCATCACCGATCTGGACGAGCAGACTTTCGATAATGGCAAGGGTCAAAGGAATGCGCAGGCTGACGGTACTGCCTTGGCCTTTTTCGCTCTCTAAGGTGATGCTGCCGCGTAAGGATTCGATGGCGCGTTTGACAACGTCCATGCCGACGCCGCGTCCGGACAGACCGGTAACTTGCTGGGCCGTGGAAAAGCCCGGAGCGAAGACAAGGTTGAGGATGTCGTTGTGGCTGAGTTGCTCGTCGGCACCGATCACCCCTTTGCTGACGGCTTTTTGGCGGATCACTTCGGGGTCCATGCCTTTGCCGTCGTCGGTGATTTTGATGATCACGCTGTCACCGGAGTGTTCAGCGCTTAAGTGGACCTGGCCGACGCGGGGTTTACCGGCGGCAACGCGATCGTCGGGCATCTCAATACCGTGATCCATGCTGTTGCGGATGATATGAACGAGGGGGTCACCGAGTTGTTCGATGACGGTTTTATCGAGTTCGGTGTCGGCACCGGTGGTTTGCAGCTCAACTTCTTTGCCGAGATCGGCGCTGATATCGCGGACCAGGCGTTTGAATTTGCTGAAGGTGCTGCCGATGGGCAACATGCGGATATTGAGAGTGCTGTCGCGCAAATCTTCGGTGAGGCGTTCGACTTCTTCGGCAATGGAGAGCAGCTCGGCATCGTGACGCTGGTTGGCCACCTGACTCAGTCGCGACTGGACGGTGACCATTTCGCCGACGAGGTTGACCAGATCATCGAGCTTGTCGGCGGGCACACGCAGACTGCTGGCCGTCTGAGTTTTTTCTTTTTTCTTTTCTTTGAGCTTGCGGATCTCTTGTTGTTCGAGCAGGGCCGAATCGACCTGGTCACGACTGACGAGGTTGGCTTCGACGAGCAAATCGCCGATCCGTTTGTTTTTGGCCAGGACTTCGTCAATTTGCTCCTGGCTGATGTCGCCGCGTTCGACAAGGATATCGCCGAGGCGTTTTCTCTCCATGTCGTCGTCATCGCTGCCGAGGTCGATGTGTTTGATAATCAGTTCACAATCATCTTCGACGAAGATGAACACATCGCGAATGGCGTCTTCTCCACAGTCGCTGGTGAGAATGATGTCCCAACTGGCATAGCAGTTTTCGGGGTCGAGTTCTTCGAGGTCGACGATGTTGGTTTTGTGGGCGATGGTACGGCAGGTGCCGAGTTCGGCGAGTTCATCGAGCAGCTGGGCGATGGAGGTACCGTTGTGCATGATGTCCAACGACGGACGAAAGCGGATGCGGTAGGTGGAGGGCTCGTCTTTGGAGACCACCTTGCCGGGCTCTGCGGCTGCGGGTGCGGCAACAGCGGACGAAGCGCTGACGCCACTGGCCAGGGCTTGAAACCGGGCAACGAGTTCCTGGCCCTGGGTGGCGTATTGCCCCTGTTCTTCCGGCTCGCTGTCGAGCAGCGCCAAAATATGATCTCGGGCCTTGAGGGACAGATCGACAAGCTGTTTGGTTACAGGCAAGTCACCGCCTCTCACCAGATCGAAGACGGTTTCGACCTCGTGGGTGAATGCGGAAATGGTGGTAAAGCCGAACATGGCACCGGAGCCTTTGATGGTGTGCATGGCCCGAAATACCTTGCTGACGGTCTCGTGGTCATCCGGCTGTTCTTCAAGTTCCAGAAGAGAGTCTTCGAGCTCACTGAGCAGTTCGTAGGCTTCTTCTTTAAAGGCGTTTTGCGGGGCATCCTGCATGGGCATCCTCTTCTGGCTCGGTAATTTCAGGTCAGGTTCTCCGGTATCCACAGGCATTTAGCCGGATCTTCAGCTTCGTTGCAGGCTTGGTCGCGAAAGAAGCCGAGGGATTGAGCCCGGTCGATGAAGGCTTCTGTGCATTGCCCTTTAAGCTCGAAGTGCTTGCCATGCTTTTGGGCATATTTGTTGGCGGAGCACAGCAGCTGCAACACGCTGTAATCAACATCGCTAACAGCGGCCATATCGAGGATGACGTGGTCATGCACGTTTAAAGCGTTAAGCAGGTCCTCTTTAAGCTTTGCGATGGTGGCAATACCCAGATGACCCGTGACGATCAACAGCTGGTAGGCTGCACCGTCACTGCTTTGAATCGTTTTGCTTTCCAACTCAAACATGACTCCTCCTTTGTAGCCTGTTTAGCAGGAGAGTGAAAAGTCCCATCCGGGGCCTTTTCAATAACGCAAGCCGAAAATGCGATTTCCGTCTTGCTTACAAAATCAAGGCCTTGAAAACCTGTCCTTGATTTTGGTCGTCCGTCCATGGGCTCCACAGGCTGTTTTTCAACAGCCTGTTTATCCGAGAACTTTTTTGACGACGCCGAGCAGTTTCTGCGGATCGAAAGGTTTGACCAGCCAGCCGGTGAGGCCGGCCGCTTTGCCTTTAGCCTTGAAGTCGGCTCCCGCTTCGGTGGTCAACATCAGCATTGGCGTGAATTTATAGGCAGGGGAAGCGCGAAGTTTCTGCACCAAAGTGAGGCCATCCATCACCGGCATATTGAGATCGGTGAGGACCAGATCGACTTTCTGGCGCTGGGCGGCAGCCAAACCTTCCTGACCGTTGCTTGCTTCGATCACCTGGTAGCCTGCGCCTTTGAGCGTGAATGACACCATTTGTAAAATTGATTTTGAATCGTCTACAGCTAAAACTGTTTTTGCCATGAAGCACGTTCTCCTTTATCTATCAATTTTAAAATTAACTCACATTCTGTGCCGACGTTAACTCAAAAAAGCTCAATATCACCTTCATCCATGTTTTTTTGTGATACCGGATTATGGTGGCTCGATTTGACAAGATCGGTCGACTCAAGAAGGAATCTTTCGAGCTGTTGTGTTCCATCTCCAGAATGATCGGTCTGATCCATTTTGCTGTTAAGATCACGGATTAATGTATCCAGAGAACCAAGACGCTTGCTGACAGTATCAATGACCTGAGTTGCCATATCCTGAAACTGCAACGACGTTACGGCTTGGCGCACTTGCTGAGAGACATCCTCGGCAAGTCCGGAAATATCTCGCGCACTGCGTTCGACAGCGTCATTGAACTCATGGGCTTGGGACATGGCATGGCCAATATGGTCCTTCTCTTCCTCAACCAGCTGATCCGAACGCTGAGAAAGGGACTTGATTGAGAGAGTGACGTCCCCGAAAGCATTGGAAATCTGTTGAACGGATGTATCAATCTGCTCACTGAAACGATTGGAGCGGATGGAAAGATTGCGCACCTCTTCGGCAACAACGGCAAAACCTTTTCCCGCAACTCCGGCACGAGCAGCTTCAACGGCAGCATTGATCGCAAGAAGATTGGTCTGATCAGCAATTTTTCGCACCTCGCCAAGCATGCCGAGGACTTTTTGAAACTGCTCCTGGGTGGCATCCATAGAGGCCATCAATTCATTGGTTTGGGTATTATTCTCAATGGTGGCATCCAGCAACCTCTGCATCACATCTTCAATTTCCTTGAACATTTTCTGGAATGAAACGGATGTGCCATTATCCCCCTGGCGCCCTCCTTGAATAATGCCTAACGCGAGCGTCTTTTGCTCATCGGTGAGATTTTCCAGTTTAGTGAAGCTGGCAATCAATTTTTCAATGGCGTCTGACAAAATATTTTGCACCTGAAGATTTTCATTCTGTCCGTCCTGACACTGTGAAGAAACTTCCTGCTGCAAACAGGTTAACAACATTCTGGTTTCACCGATAAGCTGTGTTTCAGAAGGAGTCTGTTTTTCTTCCTGGTCGCCGAGGCCGGGGGTGATTTTTGTCGAGATTGCCACCCAATATACGATCCAGCTACTTAACGCCATCACAGCGACCAAAACGACTGCGATGACATCACATTGCATCAGTGTCAGACCAAGTATCGCCAGTTGCACCAAGGCAAGAAGACAACCCCGCTTTACGTTAACCGCCATGAGTCCGTTCCTGTCCTTTCTTTTCCAATCATTTCCGACAAATCGTCGATAACGTGTTCATAATCACAACAGCACAGCACTTTGTGCACTAGGGGGCGTTCTCAATGAGCACTCATGGCACTATTTTGGATCTTTTCCGCGTCAGCAGCGTTAGACGTCGTTGCCATAGAGTGACTATGGCGTCTTCGTATGCCTTGCTGACACGAAAAATCCCTCAAAATACTTCTCATTCTGCCAATTGAGAACGCCCCCTAAACAATCCGCTAAATACGTCAATTTTCATTTTTTATTAGAGACTTACGACGAGACTTACGACAAACATCGCTCCTGCTATAACGATTCCCCCAAAGGGAGCTGTTACTAATTGGCTCGGGAAGCAATGACCATACGGTCATCTCGACAACGGATCACGCGCGTTATTTAGCTAATTTATCGTCGTTTATCTATTTAAAAGATCCTCACCTCATAGTGTTTCACCGACAGGCGAAAAACAACGCACACCACATAACTCACAGATCTATATAAATTTACAAAATTTGTTAAAAATTACAATATAGCTACAGGCAGAACAATAAATTAATCTAATTTTATTTTTAAAAATTTATACTACCACCAGACAGACAAAAATCAAGTCTCTATTTACGTCTAAAAACGACTGGAACTATCAGAATATTTTCTTTTCGACAAAAAAGATTCCTGAAAGATTCATTGAAAATTTCTCAACAGTTACAACTTGGATCGAGAATTAAAACACGGGAGTCGAAATCCTCTTATTCAAAAAACGCCTGTTCTTCATGGGACTACGCAGGAATCCTTCCATGAAAGACGCTGCCTTTGCCATAAAACGCTCCCCCTAAGAGTCGCCTCTGTGAAATCTGGGCTGACGTCCATCGATTTTTTTACCAAATCCTTCTGGGGGGGACTCTTCAACGACGCAAGTCGAAAATACGATTTCCGTCTTGCTCACCAAATCAAGCGCCAGGGGGCGTTCTCAATGAGAAGAATGAGCATTATTTTGAAAGATTTTTCGTGTCGGCAAGGCACATGGAGGCGTCATCGTTATTCTATGACAACGACATAAAACGCTGCGGACGCGTAAAAGACCCAAAATAGTGCCATGCAAGTTGATTGAGAACGCCCCTAGGGAATCCGCCTTTGATTTGGCTCGCCCATCCATGGGCTCCATAAGCTGTTTTTCAACAGCCGGAAAGAGGCACACCTCTAATCATTAATTTTCATTCAACGAAAATAGATTCTGTACAGTTAGCCTATGGCTGGTACACTCGTTACATCTTAGCCATGTCGACGAACCATCATCCCTCAACGACAAACATTTACTGTACGCACTGCCATCTTCCCTTTGCGAGGCCGTGATGTCTGAACCGTTTAAAATTCTTTTCGTCGATGACGAAGCAAATGTCTTGAAATCGTTACGCCGATTATTTCTGGATGAGGAGGACTACGACATTCTGACGGCATCTTCCGGCAGGGAAGGCCTTGAAATAATCGAAGAAAATCAGGATATTCTCGTTATCGTTTCAGATTATCGAATGCCTGAGATGACCGGGGTGGAATTTTTAGCCGAAGCCACACAGCTGTTACCTCATTCAATACGAATTGTCCTGTCCGGTTATGCTGATACGGCTGCGGTTGTGGAGGCCATCAACATCGGCCATATCTACAAATTCATCCCCAAACCCTGGGATGACGATCAGCTGCGCATTGATATTCACAATGCCGTCGAGACGGTTCTTCTCGACAGAAAAAATCATCAACTCAGTCATGAACTTGAGCAGCGCAATGAGGAGCTGAAAGCCCTCAACGCCGGTCTGGAAAAGGAGGTGGAAAAAAGAACGGAGTCCCTACGCCTGCGTAGCCAGGTTTTGCAATTGGCCCAGGAAATTTTAGACAGCCTGCCGATTGCTGTTCTCGGGATTGATCTTGAGGACCAGATCGTCCAGATCAATCAACAAGGGATCGATCTCCTAGCAAAAGAGGGAGAAATTCTTTTGGGAGCACCTGTGAAGAGCACGCTGCCCCCGGAATTACTGGACCTTGTTGAACAAATAAAACTCAATGGAAAAGCTCGCATGGAGTTTGTCTGCAAAGACACAAGCGTTACTGGAATCGGTTCATTCTTGGATAACAGCGGGGAACGGGGAATGATTATTTCTCTTACTCCCCGATAAGAGCGTGACAATGTCGACAGCGAACTTACAGATACCGGAAGCCAGCACGATTTTAGCTAAACTGGATGACTTGCCCCAGCTCCCTGATATCGCGGCGGCCATGTTACGGCTTCTCAACCAGCAGGAACATGACACGGAAGCTCTTGCCCGGATTATTGCCAGCGATCCGGTCCTGGCGGCCCGTGTATTGCGTGTTGCCAATTCAAGTTATTACGGTTTTTCACGCCAGATTAAAACGATTCTCGATGCAACGGTACTGCTCGGCCAAAAAACGCTACGCAATCTGGTTTTGACCATGGCCCTTAAGGGGGTGTACCGGCTGAATGACCCCAGCGAAAAAATGCTCTGGGAAGAATCGATGGCCCATGCTCTGGGCAGTCAATTTTTATCGACAACATGCGGCCTTGCTGAACCGGAAGAAGCGTTCCTGGCCGGCTTATTGGCAAATATCGGCGAGTTGATTTTTGTACAACAAGACCCTCAGGAATATCACAACCGTCTGGGCAATAAACCCACGGCACAATGTGCCCGTGACCAGATATCACGACAACAATTCCCCTGGTCGTTCAGCCAAATAGGAGCGGCCATTCTGACTCATTGGCAGTTTTCACCGGAACTGGTGCTTTGCACACTTTATTCCTGCCAACCGCAACACCCACGGAATATGGCGACTGAAACATCCCATCTCGCCCATCTGGTTTTTGTCAGTCGCTGTCTATGCTGTCAACTCCATATCGGCAACAGCCAACCGGTCTGTCATGAGTCGTTGTCCGAGCAACTGGAGAAAACGGCCCTGTCTTCTCAGCCCATTGACGTCCAGCACCTTCAAGATGAGTTCAACGAGCTCTACCATAAGAATGTCCAGACACTTCTTTCGGCTTGAAACAAACTCCCCCAAAAATCCGACACAACAACGCTCCTGTCGAGTGGGCTACGATCAGTTATCGTCCTTAAACAGGACCAGGACATCCTGTTCCGGTGTATCAATATCATAATAGCGCTTGAGTGCGTTGATGTTTCCTTCGTTAAGAACGACCCCTTTTTTCAACAACAAAAGACCGGTACCACTGTAAACATCCCGTAAAATCATCATGCCGGGGCGCAGCATTCTCGGTTCACACTCTTTACGTGTGGCATTTTCCAGCACACTGTTCAGCGCACTGTAATGGACTTTTGCGGCATCTTGTAAAAATTTGATCAAAGCGGGATCAAAGCGGCTGCCGAGATCTTGTTTCATGCGTTCCAACACGATATCCAGCGAATCACTGGTTTCATTCATGTCACGGTCAAGCTTTTCCGCCATGGCCAGGATACGACTGCCTAGAGGAATATCTTCACCCGCAAGCTGGTCCGGACCACCTTCCCCATCGAAGCGTTCCAAAAGATGGCGAATCAGAACACCCGCCTCTTGCAGCTCGGCAATCGGCCCCAACGCCGTTTGACTCCGAATCGGAAACTGCTCATAAATCTTGCGTTCTTCCTCGGACAGATCCTGCTCGTGTTTTTTGAGAATCAGGTCATCCATGCCCAGTTTGCCGACACCGTGCAACAGAGCGGCGGCCCTGACCTGACGCACCTCCTCCGGAGACATTCTGCTCCATTCGGCCATCTTCTCGGCAATAGCCGCCGTGTTGCGGGCATGGTGGCGTAAACTTTTGTCTCTCAGCTCAATCATGCAGGCAAAAGACTCCAGCACGTGGTCAATACTGCTGCGCAACAATTTATTACTGCGTGCCAGGTCTTCACTTTTTTGACGGATTCGGTCTGTTTGCTCCAAAACCCGTTGTTTTAAACGCTCATTCCAACTCTTCAACTCTTCGTTTTGCTCACGCACAACCACCTGAAGCCGCTCATTTTCTCTGGCCAGATGGTATTGTTTTAAAGCATCACGAACTAACAAAATCAGCTGTTTGTCGTCCCATGGCTTCGTCAAATAGCGCCAGATTTGACCTTTATTGACCGCATCCATGGTCGCTTCAAGATCTGCATAGCCGGTCAGCATCACACGTAAGGCGCTTGGGGCCTGTTCTTTGGCCTGTTGCAAAAACTCAACCCCGGTCATCTCAGGCATGCGTTGGTCGGAAACAATCAAAGCGACCTGATCAAGATCAAGTTCGGATAACAGTTGCAAGCCCTCGGCTCCGGAAGAAGCAATCTCGACCTCGCACTCCTCATCCATCAATAACCGCCGCAATGCCCTTAAAATACTGGTTTCGTCATCGACACATAAAACAATGGGGCAGAGATCATCCACCGTATCCGTTTGCTCTGAATCAGCCATAAAATATTTTCCTTTTACTTGAATCCATAAGTGGACGACAACCTGTTAAAAACACGTACACAGCACTCCCCCCGTGCAACCTTCAACGAGAACGAGTTGTTGATAATGGCCTCCGGGGGGCGATTCAACGGCGATGCGTCTCGCGACGTTGTTTCACCAGTTCACACACGTCGCGGGCAAAAGCACATTCACACAGATCATGATGTTGATTTAATTTTCGTTTTTCACGGCAGG
This region of uncultured Desulfuromonas sp. genomic DNA includes:
- a CDS encoding methyl-accepting chemotaxis protein, which codes for MKLGVKIGSGFAVLLLIAILLGALAIWNMHSVNEQSTVLAEEYVPEVEVANNIERSSLATMYAMRGYGFTAEEKFLDEGRQSLKEINNHLNLAVQLSEKAAHLTKLKGSIDEIQSGVNEYAKLIELTVTVNQEMDKNRSQLDAAAAEYMETAKEYLAHMHETFENDLAAGKGAARLAEMVEKIRRANVVIDLGNAVRILAWKAQTQRSPDVLRSAYKTFPQINTNIDALLAVTKRQGVKDQLNAVKQAGAQYRLAMETFLDNWLKNEEYAKQRTELGVVVTTHSSDLAKAGVSNTERIAQDAVSALDSASNIMIIGLSVALILGIAIAAFITRMITKPIIKGVQFAETIANGDLTNRIDVSTKDEIGQLADALNQMVEKLKEVVENVQSASANVASGSQELSASSEEMSQGATEQAAAAEEASSSMEQMAANIKQNADNAMQTEKIALKSSQDAQGGGKAVEETVKAMKDIAEKISIIEEIARQTNLLALNAAIEAARAGEHGKGFAVVASEVRKLAERSQSAAAEISELSSSSVEVAETAGEMLAKMVPDIQRTAELVQEIAAASKEQDTGADQVNKAIQQLDQVIQQNAAAAEEMASTSEELNAQASQLQDTISFFKLDSAGAKQLASPKAPPKAPRLKETLAPKKAAPATKNTSGLMLDMGSGKDSLDSEFEEY
- a CDS encoding chemotaxis protein CheW, with amino-acid sequence MTAEDLEQMNQYLTFKLDEEVFALEIAKVREVLDFTDITKVPQTPVFMRGVINLRGSVVPVVDMRVKFSMGEAEATVNTCIIIVEVVMDGEPSVLGALVDSVQEVLELDPDQIEPPPRIGTKLDTEFIRGMGKHNEEFIIILDIDRVFSADEISLIQSVDHSAE
- a CDS encoding chemotaxis protein CheA → MQDAPQNAFKEEAYELLSELEDSLLELEEQPDDHETVSKVFRAMHTIKGSGAMFGFTTISAFTHEVETVFDLVRGGDLPVTKQLVDLSLKARDHILALLDSEPEEQGQYATQGQELVARFQALASGVSASSAVAAPAAAEPGKVVSKDEPSTYRIRFRPSLDIMHNGTSIAQLLDELAELGTCRTIAHKTNIVDLEELDPENCYASWDIILTSDCGEDAIRDVFIFVEDDCELIIKHIDLGSDDDDMERKRLGDILVERGDISQEQIDEVLAKNKRIGDLLVEANLVSRDQVDSALLEQQEIRKLKEKKKEKTQTASSLRVPADKLDDLVNLVGEMVTVQSRLSQVANQRHDAELLSIAEEVERLTEDLRDSTLNIRMLPIGSTFSKFKRLVRDISADLGKEVELQTTGADTELDKTVIEQLGDPLVHIIRNSMDHGIEMPDDRVAAGKPRVGQVHLSAEHSGDSVIIKITDDGKGMDPEVIRQKAVSKGVIGADEQLSHNDILNLVFAPGFSTAQQVTGLSGRGVGMDVVKRAIESLRGSITLESEKGQGSTVSLRIPLTLAIIESLLVQIGDGRYVLPLSAVEECVELTAKDIRESHGRNLARVRGHLVPYVPLREEFAIAGTRPAVQQIVITQINGQQLGFVVDNVIGEHQTVIKSLGPMYRDVQCVSGATILGDGSVALILDIVYLMQKASDEGRVRQNEAGG
- a CDS encoding STAS domain-containing protein, with translation MFELESKTIQSSDGAAYQLLIVTGHLGIATIAKLKEDLLNALNVHDHVILDMAAVSDVDYSVLQLLCSANKYAQKHGKHFELKGQCTEAFIDRAQSLGFFRDQACNEAEDPAKCLWIPENLT
- a CDS encoding response regulator — its product is MAKTVLAVDDSKSILQMVSFTLKGAGYQVIEASNGQEGLAAAQRQKVDLVLTDLNMPVMDGLTLVQKLRASPAYKFTPMLMLTTEAGADFKAKGKAAGLTGWLVKPFDPQKLLGVVKKVLG
- a CDS encoding methyl-accepting chemotaxis protein, yielding MAVNVKRGCLLALVQLAILGLTLMQCDVIAVVLVAVMALSSWIVYWVAISTKITPGLGDQEEKQTPSETQLIGETRMLLTCLQQEVSSQCQDGQNENLQVQNILSDAIEKLIASFTKLENLTDEQKTLALGIIQGGRQGDNGTSVSFQKMFKEIEDVMQRLLDATIENNTQTNELMASMDATQEQFQKVLGMLGEVRKIADQTNLLAINAAVEAARAGVAGKGFAVVAEEVRNLSIRSNRFSEQIDTSVQQISNAFGDVTLSIKSLSQRSDQLVEEEKDHIGHAMSQAHEFNDAVERSARDISGLAEDVSQQVRQAVTSLQFQDMATQVIDTVSKRLGSLDTLIRDLNSKMDQTDHSGDGTQQLERFLLESTDLVKSSHHNPVSQKNMDEGDIELF
- a CDS encoding response regulator, which gives rise to MSEPFKILFVDDEANVLKSLRRLFLDEEDYDILTASSGREGLEIIEENQDILVIVSDYRMPEMTGVEFLAEATQLLPHSIRIVLSGYADTAAVVEAINIGHIYKFIPKPWDDDQLRIDIHNAVETVLLDRKNHQLSHELEQRNEELKALNAGLEKEVEKRTESLRLRSQVLQLAQEILDSLPIAVLGIDLEDQIVQINQQGIDLLAKEGEILLGAPVKSTLPPELLDLVEQIKLNGKARMEFVCKDTSVTGIGSFLDNSGERGMIISLTPR
- a CDS encoding HDOD domain-containing protein — encoded protein: MSTANLQIPEASTILAKLDDLPQLPDIAAAMLRLLNQQEHDTEALARIIASDPVLAARVLRVANSSYYGFSRQIKTILDATVLLGQKTLRNLVLTMALKGVYRLNDPSEKMLWEESMAHALGSQFLSTTCGLAEPEEAFLAGLLANIGELIFVQQDPQEYHNRLGNKPTAQCARDQISRQQFPWSFSQIGAAILTHWQFSPELVLCTLYSCQPQHPRNMATETSHLAHLVFVSRCLCCQLHIGNSQPVCHESLSEQLEKTALSSQPIDVQHLQDEFNELYHKNVQTLLSA
- a CDS encoding HD domain-containing phosphohydrolase: MADSEQTDTVDDLCPIVLCVDDETSILRALRRLLMDEECEVEIASSGAEGLQLLSELDLDQVALIVSDQRMPEMTGVEFLQQAKEQAPSALRVMLTGYADLEATMDAVNKGQIWRYLTKPWDDKQLILLVRDALKQYHLARENERLQVVVREQNEELKSWNERLKQRVLEQTDRIRQKSEDLARSNKLLRSSIDHVLESFACMIELRDKSLRHHARNTAAIAEKMAEWSRMSPEEVRQVRAAALLHGVGKLGMDDLILKKHEQDLSEEERKIYEQFPIRSQTALGPIAELQEAGVLIRHLLERFDGEGGPDQLAGEDIPLGSRILAMAEKLDRDMNETSDSLDIVLERMKQDLGSRFDPALIKFLQDAAKVHYSALNSVLENATRKECEPRMLRPGMMILRDVYSGTGLLLLKKGVVLNEGNINALKRYYDIDTPEQDVLVLFKDDN